In the genome of Streptomyces sp. V2I9, one region contains:
- a CDS encoding carbohydrate ABC transporter permease translates to MSSSTQTTQALRPDRKKSRLHLDILGLGIALVMVFPVYWLVISALRPNREIRSYDQTLWPTSITFDNFVRATEQPNFATAIQSSLIVAVTAVVGGMIIATLAALAIGRFRFFGRKALVLIMILVQMLPPTAMLIPIYAQLNAMGGIDEYWGLIVVYLVSTLPFATIMIRGFVVNIPVELEESAMVDGCTRFQAFRRVIFPLLAPGLAAASIFALVNAWNEYLFAYILINDNSKYTLNVWLMTFTTERGTDYGALMAASTMIALPVVVFFMIIQKKMAAGLTSGAVKG, encoded by the coding sequence ATGAGCAGCTCGACCCAGACGACACAGGCGCTGCGGCCCGACCGCAAGAAGAGCCGGCTCCACCTCGACATCCTCGGCCTCGGCATCGCCCTGGTCATGGTCTTCCCGGTCTACTGGCTGGTCATCAGCGCCCTGCGGCCCAACCGCGAGATCCGCAGCTACGACCAGACCCTGTGGCCCACGTCGATCACCTTCGACAACTTCGTCCGGGCCACCGAGCAGCCGAACTTCGCCACCGCCATCCAGTCCAGCCTGATCGTCGCCGTCACCGCGGTGGTCGGCGGCATGATCATTGCGACCCTGGCGGCCCTGGCCATCGGCCGGTTCCGGTTCTTCGGCCGCAAGGCCCTGGTCCTGATCATGATCCTGGTCCAGATGCTGCCCCCGACGGCGATGCTCATCCCGATCTACGCCCAGCTCAACGCGATGGGCGGGATCGACGAGTACTGGGGCCTGATCGTCGTCTACCTCGTCTCCACCCTGCCCTTCGCCACCATCATGATCCGCGGCTTCGTCGTGAACATCCCGGTGGAGCTGGAGGAGTCCGCGATGGTGGACGGCTGCACCCGCTTCCAGGCGTTCCGCCGGGTGATCTTCCCGCTGCTGGCCCCCGGCCTCGCCGCCGCGTCGATCTTCGCCCTGGTCAACGCGTGGAACGAGTACCTCTTCGCGTACATCCTGATCAACGACAACTCCAAGTACACGCTGAACGTCTGGCTGATGACGTTCACGACCGAGCGCGGAACGGACTACGGAGCCCTCATGGCCGCATCGACCATGATCGCCCTCCCCGTCGTCGTGTTCTTCATGATCATCCAGAAGAAGATGGCCGCTGGCCTCACTTCCGGCGCCGTGAAGGGATAG
- a CDS encoding glycoside hydrolase family 3 protein: MTTLVSTTDTLTRDALAVLQPGFTGTTAPDWLLRRVGEGLASVGLFGRNITSPEQLTALTARLRSEREDVLVAIDEEGGDVTRLEVTHGSSFPGNLALGSVDDVHLTRAVARELGRRLAECGVNLNWAPSADVNSNPGNPVIGVRSFGADTGLAARHTAAYIEGLQAAGVAACTKHFPGHGDTAVDSHLALPRIDVDLDTLHARELVPFRAAIAAGSKSVMSAHILLPALDPDRPATLSPQILTGLLRQELGYEGLIVTDAVEMDAIAGTYGIERGSVLALAAGADAICVGGGLADEATVLRLRDALVAAVRTGELTEERLADAAARVRALASWTQRARGDVPEPGAEVQEGTAPGTGVSSDIGLIAARRALRVTGSGEPLTGSAYVASFGAEANIAVGAETPWGVAAELERLLPGTGADICTEGTPDPAEAILAAAGERRIVAVVRDEHRHAWMGATLDTLLAARPDTVVVEMGLPQAAPRGSLHIATHGAARVCGLAAAEALTGTKG, from the coding sequence ATGACCACCCTCGTCTCCACCACGGACACCCTGACGCGCGACGCGCTCGCGGTGCTCCAGCCCGGTTTCACCGGCACCACCGCACCGGACTGGCTGCTGCGCCGGGTCGGTGAAGGGCTGGCCTCCGTCGGGCTGTTCGGCCGCAACATCACCTCGCCCGAGCAGCTCACCGCCCTCACCGCGCGCCTGCGCTCCGAGCGGGAGGACGTCCTCGTCGCCATCGACGAGGAGGGCGGCGACGTGACCCGGCTGGAGGTCACGCACGGCTCCTCGTTCCCCGGCAACCTCGCCCTCGGTTCGGTGGACGACGTCCACCTCACGCGGGCCGTCGCGCGGGAACTCGGCCGCCGGCTCGCCGAGTGCGGCGTCAACCTCAACTGGGCGCCCTCCGCCGACGTCAACTCCAATCCGGGCAACCCGGTCATCGGCGTACGCTCCTTCGGCGCCGACACCGGGCTGGCCGCCCGGCACACCGCCGCGTACATCGAGGGGCTCCAGGCCGCCGGTGTCGCCGCCTGCACCAAGCACTTCCCCGGCCACGGCGACACCGCGGTCGACTCGCACCTCGCACTGCCCCGCATCGATGTGGACCTGGACACGCTGCACGCCCGTGAGCTGGTGCCTTTCCGGGCGGCCATCGCCGCGGGTTCCAAATCGGTGATGAGCGCGCATATCCTTCTTCCCGCGCTCGACCCGGACCGCCCGGCGACCCTGAGCCCGCAGATCCTCACCGGTCTGCTGCGCCAGGAGCTGGGTTACGAGGGCCTGATCGTCACCGACGCGGTGGAGATGGACGCCATCGCCGGTACGTACGGCATCGAGCGCGGGTCCGTCCTCGCGCTCGCGGCGGGCGCCGACGCCATCTGTGTGGGCGGCGGCCTGGCCGACGAGGCGACGGTGCTGCGGCTGCGCGACGCCCTCGTCGCGGCCGTGCGCACCGGGGAACTGACCGAGGAGCGGCTCGCCGACGCGGCCGCCCGTGTACGAGCCCTCGCGTCCTGGACGCAGAGGGCGCGGGGGGATGTCCCGGAGCCGGGCGCGGAAGTGCAGGAGGGGACCGCGCCCGGCACCGGAGTCAGCTCCGACATCGGTCTGATCGCCGCCCGCCGCGCACTCCGGGTGACCGGTTCCGGCGAGCCGCTGACCGGGTCGGCGTACGTCGCCTCGTTCGGCGCCGAGGCCAACATCGCGGTCGGCGCGGAGACCCCCTGGGGCGTCGCCGCCGAGCTGGAGAGGCTCCTGCCCGGCACCGGCGCGGACATCTGCACCGAGGGGACCCCTGATCCGGCGGAGGCGATCCTGGCGGCGGCGGGGGAGCGGCGCATCGTCGCCGTCGTCCGCGACGAGCACCGGCACGCCTGGATGGGCGCCACGCTCGACACCCTGCTGGCGGCCCGCCCGGACACGGTCGTGGTCGAGATGGGCCTGCCCCAGGCGGCCCCGCGGGGCTCGCTGCACATCGCCACCCACGGCGCCGCCCGCGTCTGCGGCCTGGCGGCGGCGGAAGCGCTGACGGGCACGAAGGGCTGA
- the nagB gene encoding glucosamine-6-phosphate deaminase has protein sequence MEVVIVPDATAGGELIAEAIAALLDRKPDALLGVATGSTPLPVYRALAAKVASGAVDASRARICQLDEYVGLPSGHPESYRSVVLREVIEPLGLSETSFMGPDGAAEDVQAACEAYDRALAEAGGVDLQLLGIGTDGHIGFNEPCSSLASRTRIKTLTEQTRIDNARFFDDDIEQVPHHVITQGIGTILDARHPILLATGEGKAEAVAQTVEGPVASIVPASALQLHPHATVVVDEAAASKLKLADYFRATYAAKPGWQGL, from the coding sequence GTGGAAGTTGTCATCGTCCCGGACGCCACGGCAGGCGGCGAACTGATCGCGGAGGCCATCGCCGCACTGCTCGACCGCAAGCCCGACGCCCTGCTCGGCGTTGCCACCGGCTCGACCCCGCTGCCCGTCTACCGCGCGCTCGCCGCGAAGGTCGCCTCCGGCGCGGTGGACGCCTCGCGCGCCCGGATCTGCCAGCTCGACGAGTACGTCGGGCTGCCCTCGGGCCATCCGGAGTCGTACCGCTCCGTGGTGCTGCGCGAGGTGATCGAACCGCTCGGGCTCTCCGAGACGTCCTTCATGGGCCCCGACGGCGCGGCCGAGGACGTCCAGGCGGCCTGCGAGGCGTACGACCGGGCGCTGGCCGAGGCGGGCGGCGTCGACCTCCAGCTGCTGGGCATCGGCACCGACGGGCACATCGGCTTCAACGAGCCGTGCTCCTCGCTGGCCTCGCGCACCCGGATCAAGACGCTCACCGAGCAGACCCGGATCGACAACGCGCGCTTCTTCGACGACGACATCGAGCAGGTGCCCCACCACGTGATCACGCAGGGCATCGGGACCATCCTGGACGCCCGCCACCCGATCCTGCTGGCCACCGGCGAGGGCAAGGCGGAGGCCGTCGCCCAGACGGTGGAGGGCCCGGTCGCCTCGATCGTGCCGGCCTCGGCGCTCCAGCTGCACCCGCACGCGACCGTGGTGGTGGACGAGGCGGCGGCGTCGAAGCTCAAGCTCGCGGACTACTTCCGCGCCACGTACGCGGCCAAGCCGGGGTGGCAGGGGCTGTAG
- a CDS encoding SIS domain-containing protein, which produces MSATPQAGPSGQGDRPGRIMSGEMAEQPATLRRILEQGAPRIREVAAEIAARKPRFVLLTARGTSDNAALYAKYLLEIRLGLPCGLASMSTTTAYGARPDLRDVLVVTVSQSGGSPDLVASTRAAREAGAVTLAVTNNPDSALAAVSEYHIDILAGPERALPATKTYTATLLSLYLFVEGLGGRDGTTAAAGLPDLAGAILGRRAEVKALASRYRFAERMVITSRGYGYPTAKEAALKLMETSYIPALSYSGADLLHGPLAMVDNISPVIAVVTDGRGGEALQPVLDRLRGRGADLFVVGPKAQVEAASAGFSLPTAGVPEEVQPILEILPLQMLAYEVTIARGQDPDAPRALAKVTETH; this is translated from the coding sequence ATGTCCGCCACTCCTCAGGCCGGACCGAGCGGTCAGGGCGACCGGCCCGGCCGCATCATGTCCGGCGAGATGGCCGAGCAGCCCGCCACGCTGCGGCGCATCCTCGAACAGGGCGCGCCCCGCATCCGCGAGGTGGCCGCCGAGATCGCCGCCCGCAAGCCCCGGTTCGTCCTGCTCACCGCCCGCGGTACGTCGGACAACGCGGCGCTGTACGCGAAGTACCTGCTGGAGATCCGCCTCGGGCTGCCCTGCGGACTGGCCTCCATGTCCACCACGACGGCCTACGGGGCCCGGCCGGACCTGCGGGACGTCCTGGTGGTCACCGTCAGCCAGTCGGGCGGCTCGCCGGACCTGGTGGCCTCCACGCGGGCCGCCCGCGAGGCCGGAGCCGTCACCCTCGCCGTCACCAACAACCCGGACTCCGCGCTGGCCGCCGTCTCCGAGTACCACATCGACATCCTGGCGGGCCCGGAGAGGGCGCTCCCGGCCACCAAGACGTACACGGCCACCCTGCTCTCCCTGTACCTCTTCGTGGAGGGCCTGGGCGGCCGCGACGGCACCACGGCCGCCGCGGGGCTGCCCGACCTCGCGGGCGCGATCCTGGGCCGCCGCGCCGAGGTCAAGGCGCTGGCCTCCCGCTACCGCTTCGCCGAACGCATGGTGATCACCTCGCGCGGCTACGGCTACCCCACCGCCAAGGAGGCCGCCCTGAAGCTGATGGAGACCAGCTACATCCCGGCGCTCTCCTACTCCGGCGCGGATCTGCTGCACGGCCCGCTGGCGATGGTCGACAACATCTCGCCGGTGATCGCCGTGGTCACCGACGGCCGGGGCGGCGAGGCCCTCCAGCCGGTGCTGGACCGGCTGCGCGGACGCGGCGCGGACCTCTTCGTGGTCGGCCCCAAGGCGCAGGTGGAGGCCGCTTCGGCCGGGTTCTCGCTGCCCACGGCGGGGGTCCCGGAGGAGGTGCAGCCGATCCTGGAGATCCTGCCGCTGCAGATGCTCGCGTACGAGGTGACGATCGCCCGAGGCCAGGACCCCGACGCCCCGCGCGCGCTGGCCAAGGTCACCGAGACCCACTGA
- a CDS encoding sensor histidine kinase, whose amino-acid sequence MNDLVRQHTALSDTDLEWLHLLVSEWQLLSDLSFADLVLWVPTRDGTRYVSVAQMRPNTGPTSYQDDMVGHLVPRGRRPLLDAALDEGRIVREGDPEWREEVPVRVESIPVRRDGRVLGVIARNTNLLTVRTPSRLELTYLQSASDLAQMIAAGAFPFPGQQVDMDASPRVGDGLIRLDADGIVQYASPNGLSAYHRLGLASDLVGHHLGTTTAELAPSRGPVDEALVKVASGYAPREFEVECAGGVIQLRAIPLKPKGVRIGSLVLLRDVTELRRRERELITKDATIREIHHRVKNNLQTVAALLRLQARRMDSEQGREALNEAVRRVGSIAIVHETLSQNLDERVEFDEIADRVIAMVSEISPGKVTCRRTGRFGILDAEVATPLSMVLTEVLQNALEHAFAVADRGTVEVSAVRGGSPAEGRLLITVTDDGRGLPEGFDPQQAGNLGLQIVRTLVEGELGGTFGMVPAPGRGTQVVLDLPVRADK is encoded by the coding sequence ATGAACGACCTCGTCCGCCAGCACACCGCCCTGAGCGACACCGACCTCGAATGGCTCCACCTGCTGGTCTCGGAGTGGCAGCTGCTCTCCGACCTCTCCTTCGCCGACCTCGTGCTCTGGGTCCCGACCCGCGACGGCACGCGGTACGTCTCCGTCGCCCAGATGCGCCCCAACACCGGGCCCACGTCCTACCAGGACGACATGGTCGGCCACCTCGTGCCGCGCGGCCGCCGCCCGTTGCTGGACGCGGCCCTGGACGAGGGCCGGATCGTGCGCGAGGGCGACCCCGAGTGGCGCGAGGAGGTGCCCGTACGGGTCGAGTCCATCCCCGTACGCCGTGACGGCCGGGTGCTCGGCGTCATCGCCCGCAACACCAACCTGCTCACCGTGCGCACCCCGTCCCGGCTGGAGCTCACCTACCTCCAGTCCGCTTCCGACCTGGCCCAGATGATCGCCGCGGGGGCCTTCCCCTTTCCGGGTCAGCAGGTCGACATGGACGCCTCCCCGCGCGTGGGCGACGGCCTGATCCGGCTCGACGCCGACGGGATCGTCCAGTACGCCAGCCCCAACGGCCTCTCCGCCTACCACCGTCTCGGCCTCGCCTCCGACCTGGTAGGCCACCACCTCGGCACCACCACCGCCGAACTGGCCCCGTCCCGCGGGCCGGTGGACGAGGCCCTGGTCAAGGTGGCCAGCGGTTACGCGCCCCGCGAGTTCGAGGTGGAGTGCGCGGGCGGAGTGATCCAGCTGCGGGCCATCCCGCTCAAGCCCAAGGGCGTCCGTATCGGCTCCCTCGTCCTGCTCCGGGACGTCACCGAACTGCGCCGCCGCGAACGCGAGTTGATCACCAAGGACGCCACCATCCGGGAGATCCACCACCGGGTGAAGAACAACCTCCAGACGGTGGCGGCCCTGTTGCGGCTCCAGGCCCGCCGGATGGACTCCGAGCAGGGCCGCGAGGCGCTCAACGAGGCGGTCCGGCGCGTCGGTTCGATCGCCATCGTCCATGAGACGCTGTCCCAGAACCTGGACGAGCGGGTCGAGTTCGACGAGATCGCCGACCGGGTCATCGCCATGGTGTCGGAGATCTCGCCGGGCAAGGTGACCTGCCGGCGCACCGGACGCTTCGGCATCCTCGACGCCGAAGTCGCCACCCCGCTCTCCATGGTGCTGACCGAAGTCCTGCAGAACGCCCTGGAGCACGCCTTCGCCGTGGCCGACCGCGGCACGGTCGAGGTCTCCGCCGTGCGGGGAGGGTCGCCCGCCGAGGGCCGGCTGCTGATCACCGTCACCGACGACGGGCGCGGTCTGCCCGAGGGGTTCGACCCGCAGCAGGCGGGCAACCTCGGCCTCCAGATCGTACGGACGCTGGTGGAGGGGGAGTTGGGCGGCACGTTCGGCATGGTGCCGGCCCCCGGGCGCGGCACCCAGGTGGTGCTGGACCTCCCGGTCCGCGCCGACAAGTAG
- a CDS encoding WhiB family transcriptional regulator — translation MDWRHNAVCREEDPELFFPIGNTGPALLQIEEAKAVCRRCPVMEQCLQWALESGQDSGVWGGLSEDERRAMKRRAARNRARNASA, via the coding sequence ATGGACTGGCGTCACAACGCCGTTTGTCGTGAGGAAGACCCCGAGCTGTTCTTCCCCATCGGCAACACCGGTCCCGCGCTGCTGCAGATCGAGGAAGCCAAGGCTGTCTGCCGCCGCTGCCCCGTCATGGAGCAGTGCCTGCAGTGGGCGCTCGAGTCCGGCCAGGACTCCGGCGTCTGGGGTGGCCTCAGCGAGGACGAGCGCCGCGCGATGAAGCGCCGCGCCGCTCGCAACCGGGCGCGCAACGCAAGCGCCTGA
- a CDS encoding diacylglycerol kinase family protein, whose translation MRALLVVNPAATTTSARTRDVLIHALASEMKLEAVTTEYRGHARDLGRRAADSDDIDLVVALGGDGTVNEVVNGLLHRGPDPEGLPKLAVVPGGSTNVFARALGLPNDAVEATGAILDALENRTERTVGLGLAAGTPGTEDEAVPERWFTFCAGLGFDAGVVGRVEQKRETGKRSTHALYVRQVVRQFLNEAHRRHGTITLEQPGREPVTDLALSIVCNTAPWTYLGNRPVYASPKASFDTALDVLGLKRLSTPAVARYGTQLLTSSPERGPRGKHAVSRHDLTDFTLHSKVPLPFQMDGDHLGLRTSVTFTGVRRALRVIV comes from the coding sequence ATGCGCGCACTCCTCGTGGTCAACCCAGCTGCCACCACCACCAGTGCCCGCACCCGCGATGTGCTCATCCACGCGCTGGCCAGCGAGATGAAGCTGGAGGCGGTGACCACGGAGTACCGGGGCCACGCACGGGACCTGGGCCGGCGGGCCGCGGACAGCGACGACATCGACCTGGTGGTCGCCCTGGGCGGCGACGGCACGGTGAACGAGGTCGTGAACGGGCTGCTGCACCGGGGCCCCGATCCGGAGGGCCTGCCGAAGCTCGCCGTGGTGCCGGGCGGGTCCACCAATGTGTTCGCGCGGGCCCTGGGGCTGCCGAACGACGCGGTGGAGGCGACCGGCGCGATTCTCGACGCCCTGGAGAACCGGACCGAACGCACGGTCGGTCTCGGCCTGGCGGCCGGAACTCCGGGAACCGAGGACGAGGCCGTACCCGAACGCTGGTTCACTTTCTGCGCCGGTCTCGGATTCGACGCCGGAGTCGTCGGCCGGGTCGAACAGAAACGCGAGACGGGAAAGCGTTCGACACACGCCCTGTACGTGCGCCAGGTGGTGCGGCAGTTCCTGAACGAGGCTCACCGCAGACACGGGACGATCACGCTGGAGCAGCCCGGCAGGGAGCCCGTGACCGACCTCGCGCTCTCCATAGTCTGCAACACCGCACCCTGGACCTACCTGGGCAATCGTCCGGTCTACGCCTCACCGAAGGCGTCCTTCGACACCGCCCTGGACGTGCTCGGACTGAAGCGCCTGTCCACCCCGGCGGTGGCCCGCTACGGCACCCAGCTGCTCACGTCGAGCCCCGAGCGGGGCCCCCGCGGGAAGCACGCCGTTTCACGTCATGACCTCACGGACTTCACCTTGCATTCAAAGGTCCCACTGCCCTTCCAGATGGACGGCGACCACCTGGGACTGCGTACGAGCGTGACGTTCACAGGCGTACGCCGTGCACTGCGTGTGATTGTGTGA
- a CDS encoding RNA polymerase sigma factor SigF: MRDETFRSGAVRPAGIPEQQARPHPEDGAEGPERPDVAAEEQAQAERAGQMSEHGHHDPHDRSGARALFYELRALPDGSAEKAELRNRLVRMHLPLVEHLARRFRNRGEPLDDLTQVATIGLIKSVDRFDPDRGVEFSTYATPTVVGEIKRHFRDKGWAVRVPRRLQELRLSLTTATAELSQQHGRSPTVHELAERLGISEEEVLEGLESANAYSTLSLDVPDTDDESPAVADTLGSEDEALEGVEYRESLKPLLEDLPPREKRILLLRFFGNMTQSQIAQEVGISQMHVSRLLARTLAQLRERLLVEE; the protein is encoded by the coding sequence GTGCGGGACGAGACTTTCCGGTCCGGGGCGGTGCGGCCGGCGGGCATTCCGGAGCAGCAGGCCCGGCCGCATCCGGAGGACGGAGCGGAGGGGCCCGAGCGCCCCGACGTCGCGGCGGAGGAGCAGGCGCAGGCAGAGCGGGCGGGCCAGATGAGCGAGCACGGGCACCACGATCCCCACGACCGCAGCGGGGCGCGCGCCCTGTTCTACGAGCTGCGGGCGCTGCCGGACGGTTCGGCGGAGAAGGCCGAGCTGCGGAACCGGCTGGTGCGCATGCATCTGCCGCTGGTGGAGCACCTGGCCCGCCGCTTCCGCAACCGGGGCGAGCCGCTGGACGATCTGACCCAGGTCGCCACGATCGGGCTGATCAAGTCCGTGGACCGGTTCGATCCGGACCGGGGCGTGGAGTTCTCCACGTACGCCACCCCCACGGTGGTCGGGGAGATCAAGCGCCACTTCCGGGACAAGGGCTGGGCGGTACGGGTGCCGCGCCGCCTCCAGGAGCTACGGCTGTCGCTGACCACCGCCACCGCGGAGCTCTCCCAGCAGCACGGGCGCTCGCCCACGGTGCACGAGCTGGCCGAGCGGCTCGGCATCTCCGAGGAGGAGGTGCTGGAGGGCCTGGAGTCGGCCAACGCGTACAGCACGCTCTCGCTGGACGTGCCGGACACGGACGACGAGTCGCCGGCGGTCGCGGACACGCTGGGCTCGGAGGACGAGGCGCTGGAGGGCGTGGAGTACCGGGAGTCGCTCAAGCCGCTCCTGGAGGACCTGCCGCCGCGCGAGAAGCGCATCCTGCTGCTGCGCTTCTTCGGGAACATGACGCAGTCACAGATCGCGCAGGAGGTCGGCATCTCGCAGATGCACGTCTCGCGGCTGCTGGCCCGCACGCTCGCGCAACTGCGCGAGCGGCTGCTCGTCGAGGAGTAG
- a CDS encoding anti-sigma regulatory factor, with translation MSQIAGEPGSQDFVEVRLPAAGAYLSVLRTATAGLAARLDFTLDEIEDLRIAVDEACAILLQQAVPGSVLSCVFRLVDDSLEVTVSAPTTDGRAPERDTFAWTVLSALAGKVDSTVADDRTVSISLYKQRGAGPGPA, from the coding sequence GTGTCCCAGATCGCAGGCGAGCCCGGGAGTCAGGACTTCGTGGAAGTCCGGCTGCCCGCTGCGGGTGCCTACCTGTCGGTGCTGCGAACGGCCACGGCCGGTCTCGCAGCGCGTTTGGACTTCACTCTCGACGAGATCGAGGATCTCCGCATCGCGGTCGACGAGGCCTGCGCGATCCTGCTCCAGCAGGCCGTGCCCGGCTCGGTCCTCAGCTGCGTCTTCCGCCTGGTCGACGACTCGCTCGAAGTGACGGTGTCGGCGCCCACCACGGACGGCCGGGCGCCCGAGCGCGACACCTTCGCCTGGACGGTGCTCTCCGCACTGGCGGGCAAGGTCGATTCCACGGTCGCGGACGACCGTACGGTCAGCATCAGCCTCTACAAACAGCGCGGCGCGGGCCCCGGGCCGGCGTGA
- a CDS encoding UBP-type zinc finger domain-containing protein has protein sequence MSECAHTAELPRPEPVPLGATCPECLEAGTHPVQLRLCLTCGHVGCCDSSPLRHATGHFRATGHPVMRSFEPGENWRWCFEDGSIV, from the coding sequence ATGAGCGAGTGTGCGCATACAGCGGAACTGCCACGCCCCGAGCCCGTGCCGCTCGGCGCGACGTGTCCCGAGTGCCTGGAGGCCGGCACCCACCCCGTGCAACTGCGGCTCTGTCTGACCTGCGGGCACGTCGGCTGCTGCGATTCGTCGCCGCTGCGGCACGCCACCGGACACTTCCGGGCGACCGGACACCCCGTGATGCGGAGCTTCGAACCGGGCGAGAACTGGCGCTGGTGCTTCGAGGACGGTTCGATCGTCTGA
- a CDS encoding 1-aminocyclopropane-1-carboxylate deaminase/D-cysteine desulfhydrase: protein MTCRPRLDALLRPRVPSPLREAHDQRFARHGVRLFLKRDDLIHPDLPGNKWRKLAPNLEAAAGRTVLTFGGAYSNHLRATAAAGRLLGFPTIGVVRGDELAHRPLNPSLARCAADGMRLHFVDRTTYRAKGSPEVLTGLLSLFGDAMVIPEGGSNALAAQGCTALGRELSGAVDVAAVACGTGGTLAGLAAGLDPGQRALGVPVVGGGFLAGEVARLQREAFGSPAGNWTLEEHFTFGGYARTTPELDAFAADFEDRHGLPVERVYVAKLLFALTALAGEGAFAPGTRVAAVVTGAPDGPHRGPSASR from the coding sequence ATGACCTGCCGGCCCCGCCTCGACGCCCTGCTGCGGCCACGGGTGCCCTCCCCCCTGCGGGAGGCCCACGACCAGCGCTTCGCGCGCCACGGGGTGCGGCTGTTCCTCAAGCGGGACGACCTGATCCACCCCGACCTGCCCGGCAACAAGTGGCGCAAGCTCGCGCCCAACCTGGAGGCGGCCGCCGGGCGGACCGTGCTCACGTTCGGCGGCGCGTACTCCAACCACCTCCGCGCCACCGCGGCGGCCGGACGGCTGCTGGGCTTCCCCACGATCGGCGTCGTCCGCGGCGACGAGCTGGCCCACCGTCCGCTCAACCCCTCGCTGGCCCGGTGCGCGGCCGACGGGATGCGGCTGCACTTCGTGGACCGTACGACGTACCGGGCGAAGGGCTCCCCCGAGGTCCTCACGGGGCTGCTGAGCCTGTTCGGGGACGCCATGGTGATCCCGGAGGGCGGCAGCAACGCCCTGGCCGCACAGGGCTGTACGGCGCTGGGGCGCGAGCTGAGCGGTGCGGTGGACGTGGCGGCGGTGGCCTGCGGGACGGGTGGCACCCTGGCCGGGCTCGCCGCGGGTCTGGACCCCGGACAGCGGGCGCTGGGCGTGCCGGTGGTCGGCGGCGGCTTCCTGGCGGGGGAGGTGGCGCGGCTCCAGCGCGAGGCGTTCGGCTCCCCGGCGGGGAACTGGACGCTGGAGGAGCACTTCACCTTCGGCGGCTACGCCCGTACGACCCCGGAGCTGGACGCCTTCGCCGCGGACTTCGAGGACCGGCACGGGCTGCCCGTGGAGCGCGTCTACGTCGCCAAGCTGCTGTTCGCGCTGACCGCGTTGGCCGGGGAGGGGGCGTTCGCGCCGGGCACCCGCGTGGCCGCCGTGGTCACCGGCGCCCCGGACGGGCCGCATCGGGGACCGTCCGCCTCCCGGTAG
- a CDS encoding family 2 encapsulin nanocompartment cargo protein polyprenyl transferase produces MTSTDAATEGHEAAALLERTRAVVDPHLRAAVESLPGGIRRIAMYHFGWQNADGTPAAGQAGKAIRPALVLAAARALGGDPDRAVRAAVAVELAHNFTLLHDDVIDEDTTRRHRPTAWAVFGIPDAIITGDALLALAQRLLAEDPHPAAARAVARLSACVIELCAGQQADCAFEERGPDEVTLDECLTMAAAKTGALLGCACALGALYAGAEDRAVRAMDGFGREAGLSFQLIDDLIGIWGDPERTGKPVGADLSAHKKSLPVVAALTSGTPAAAELAALYRGPMNTAAEVSRAAEAVDRAGGRDWAQAGAADRMARAVHHLSRAVPDPSAAGDLLALAEFVTRRTS; encoded by the coding sequence ATGACCAGTACGGACGCAGCGACGGAAGGGCACGAGGCCGCGGCGCTCCTGGAGCGCACCCGCGCCGTCGTGGACCCGCACCTGCGAGCGGCCGTCGAGTCGCTGCCGGGCGGCATACGCCGGATCGCGATGTACCACTTCGGCTGGCAGAACGCCGACGGGACCCCGGCCGCCGGCCAGGCCGGGAAGGCCATCAGACCCGCCCTCGTGCTGGCCGCCGCCCGAGCGCTGGGCGGCGATCCGGACCGGGCCGTGCGGGCCGCCGTCGCCGTCGAGCTCGCCCACAACTTCACCCTGCTCCACGACGACGTCATCGACGAGGACACCACCCGCCGGCACCGGCCCACCGCCTGGGCGGTCTTCGGCATCCCGGATGCCATCATCACCGGCGACGCCCTGCTCGCCCTCGCCCAGCGGCTGCTGGCCGAGGACCCGCACCCGGCCGCCGCGCGCGCCGTGGCCCGCCTCTCCGCCTGTGTCATCGAGCTGTGCGCGGGCCAGCAGGCGGACTGCGCCTTCGAGGAGCGCGGGCCCGACGAGGTCACGCTCGACGAATGCCTCACCATGGCGGCCGCGAAGACCGGCGCCCTGCTCGGCTGCGCCTGTGCGCTCGGAGCGCTCTACGCGGGCGCGGAGGACCGGGCGGTCCGCGCGATGGACGGCTTCGGACGGGAGGCCGGGCTCTCGTTCCAGCTCATCGACGACCTGATCGGCATCTGGGGCGACCCGGAGCGCACCGGCAAACCCGTCGGTGCCGACCTGTCCGCCCACAAGAAGTCCTTGCCCGTGGTCGCCGCCCTGACCTCCGGCACCCCGGCCGCCGCCGAACTCGCCGCGCTCTACCGGGGCCCGATGAACACCGCCGCAGAGGTGAGCCGGGCGGCCGAGGCGGTGGACCGGGCCGGCGGCCGTGACTGGGCCCAGGCCGGAGCCGCCGACCGGATGGCCCGCGCGGTCCACCACCTCTCGCGGGCGGTCCCCGACCCGAGCGCGGCGGGCGACCTGCTCGCCCTGGCCGAATTCGTGACCCGGCGCACCAGCTGA